One part of the Acetoanaerobium sticklandii genome encodes these proteins:
- a CDS encoding GNAT family N-acetyltransferase, whose product MEYEIKELKLQDLDTLINKYIIYYNDEGGRWTYTLAKIRLEQNFLTPSFYGVGLYDKSELLGFAIGCFKQYDDLLIYYLEEILVFKEYQNKGLGTKLLQELESLVKKQGAEKINLSTTNEKKHQKFYSRLGFEKSDFLVPMLKKI is encoded by the coding sequence ATGGAATATGAAATTAAAGAATTAAAATTACAAGATTTAGATACATTAATAAATAAGTATATAATTTACTACAATGATGAAGGAGGAAGATGGACATATACTCTAGCTAAAATAAGACTTGAGCAAAATTTTTTAACTCCATCTTTTTACGGTGTTGGACTGTATGACAAGTCTGAATTACTTGGATTTGCAATTGGGTGTTTCAAACAATATGACGACCTTCTTATTTACTATTTAGAAGAGATACTAGTATTCAAAGAATATCAAAATAAAGGATTAGGAACGAAATTATTACAAGAGCTAGAATCTTTAGTAAAGAAGCAGGGTGCAGAAAAGATAAATTTATCTACAACAAATGAAAAAAAACATCAAAAATTTTATTCTAGACTTGGATTTGAAAAGTCTGACTTCCTCGTTCCTATGTTGAAAAAAATCTAA